Proteins encoded together in one Rhizobium sp. ACO-34A window:
- a CDS encoding plasmid partitioning protein RepB — MSRKDAIDSLFLKKPAAGEKLTAEKSATRVRTGAISAMGSSLQEMAEGAKAAARLQDQLAQGEAVVTLAPSSIEGSAIADRLLTPIDPKFDQLVTSILEEGQQVPILVRPHPEIAGKYQIVYGRRRLRAAVQLGREVSAIVRNLTDRELVIAQGRENLDRADLSFIEKALFALRLEDAGYDRATIIAALSTDKADLSRYISVARGIPLDIASQIGPAPKAGRSRWVALSEALRTTPSTDIVERVVSSDEFRISDSDARFGLVLKAVSKPSGQADKRERAWSTPKGRKAAKIQKHKDRTALIFDEKRVPEFGEFVASQLDSLYSQFLEATEGEKIE, encoded by the coding sequence ATGAGCCGCAAGGATGCAATAGACAGCCTGTTCCTGAAGAAACCTGCCGCCGGCGAAAAACTAACTGCGGAGAAATCGGCGACCCGAGTCCGCACTGGAGCGATCTCAGCCATGGGGTCGTCTCTGCAAGAAATGGCAGAGGGCGCGAAAGCTGCTGCTCGCCTACAAGATCAGCTAGCGCAAGGAGAAGCCGTCGTTACGTTGGCACCTTCTTCGATTGAAGGCTCAGCGATCGCGGACCGGTTACTTACTCCGATCGATCCAAAGTTTGATCAACTTGTAACGAGCATTCTGGAAGAGGGGCAACAGGTCCCGATCCTAGTTCGTCCTCACCCTGAAATCGCCGGCAAATACCAAATCGTCTATGGTCGGCGGCGTCTACGGGCGGCGGTTCAGTTGGGCCGGGAAGTCTCCGCAATCGTCCGAAATCTAACCGACCGAGAATTGGTCATTGCCCAAGGTCGGGAGAATCTTGATCGCGCTGACCTATCTTTCATTGAGAAAGCATTGTTCGCGCTTCGATTGGAAGATGCTGGCTACGACCGTGCAACGATCATCGCTGCGCTTTCTACGGACAAAGCAGACCTCAGCCGCTACATATCGGTAGCTCGCGGAATTCCTCTCGATATCGCCTCCCAGATTGGTCCAGCACCCAAGGCTGGGAGGTCACGGTGGGTCGCTCTCTCCGAGGCTCTTCGGACTACACCATCGACCGATATCGTAGAACGAGTAGTCTCATCTGACGAGTTTCGAATTTCTGACAGTGATGCGAGATTTGGATTAGTCCTCAAAGCCGTATCCAAACCGTCCGGGCAGGCTGACAAGCGAGAAAGAGCCTGGAGCACTCCGAAAGGGAGGAAGGCTGCAAAAATCCAGAAGCACAAGGATCGAACTGCCTTGATCTTCGACGAAAAGCGCGTGCCTGAGTTCGGCGAATTCGTCGCGAGCCAACTCGATAGCTTGTATTCACAATTCCTCGAAGCAACCGAAGGAGAAAAGATAGAATGA